From a region of the Candidatus Binataceae bacterium genome:
- a CDS encoding ABC transporter ATP-binding protein, whose protein sequence is MKRLFSYIGRYWNWYAFGMVSTLIASACGMSVSYLSGAAINTIQAHHPQTFGALARMGLPAEETLGRIVLMMIAVALVGGTARWVSRFVIFNTGRDIEYDLRNDLFEHLTRLGPDFYERNKVGDLMSRMVNDLNAIRMLVGMGFITFIDAPGTFVFALVFMLGVNTKLTAASLAPYLLLIYGIKRLSRALMQRNLKVQEGLGLIEAKVQEALAGIHVVKAYSLEDHEAGLFRIANDEYNELGLALARLRGAMVPMIRGTSAAAVMIVLTYGGLLVTQGTLRIGDLVSFMGYLGYMAWPVTSLGWMISIYQRARAAMKRLDEVFWAPPQPGALDQGEERLEVAGAIEWDHVSFSYFGREDPSSNGHRPYALRDIQVRVPAGSKLAIVGRTGSGKSTMVKLLSRLIEPTEGRILLDGRDIREVPLHSLRKTIGVVPQEAMLFSDTLARNIAFGEPDAKRDAIEWAANIAGLGPDIATLPHGLDTIVGERGMALSGGQKQRATIARLLNYRSNVVVLDDALSSVDTETERAVLENLEASVRDHTSIVVAHRASTVRDADQIVVLEDGQIAERGTHQELMARHGIYAELFRRQLLEEELSSY, encoded by the coding sequence ATGAAACGCTTGTTCAGCTACATCGGCCGCTACTGGAATTGGTACGCGTTCGGGATGGTCAGCACCCTGATCGCTTCCGCATGCGGCATGAGCGTCTCATATCTAAGTGGTGCTGCCATCAACACCATCCAGGCTCACCATCCGCAGACCTTTGGCGCACTCGCGCGCATGGGGTTGCCGGCCGAAGAAACGCTGGGTCGCATCGTGTTGATGATGATCGCGGTGGCACTGGTGGGAGGAACCGCGCGATGGGTTTCGCGTTTCGTCATCTTCAACACCGGCCGCGACATCGAGTACGACCTGCGCAACGACCTTTTTGAACATCTGACCCGGCTCGGGCCGGATTTCTATGAGCGCAATAAGGTCGGCGATTTGATGTCGCGCATGGTCAACGACCTCAACGCGATCCGCATGCTGGTCGGCATGGGGTTCATCACGTTCATCGATGCGCCGGGTACCTTCGTGTTCGCGCTCGTCTTCATGCTCGGGGTCAACACCAAACTAACTGCCGCCTCGCTGGCCCCTTACCTTCTGCTGATTTACGGAATCAAACGCCTGTCGCGAGCGCTGATGCAGCGCAATTTGAAGGTCCAGGAGGGCCTGGGCTTGATCGAGGCCAAGGTCCAGGAAGCACTGGCTGGCATCCACGTCGTGAAGGCCTACTCGCTCGAGGACCATGAGGCTGGACTCTTTCGAATTGCCAACGACGAATACAACGAGTTGGGATTGGCGCTCGCGCGATTGCGCGGTGCCATGGTCCCCATGATTCGCGGGACCTCGGCGGCGGCCGTGATGATCGTGCTCACCTACGGTGGACTGCTGGTAACCCAGGGAACCCTACGCATCGGCGACCTGGTTTCCTTCATGGGCTACCTGGGCTACATGGCATGGCCCGTCACTTCGCTGGGATGGATGATCTCGATTTATCAGCGGGCCAGGGCCGCGATGAAACGCCTCGATGAGGTGTTCTGGGCGCCGCCACAACCGGGGGCGCTCGATCAGGGGGAAGAGCGGTTAGAGGTAGCTGGCGCAATTGAATGGGACCACGTCTCCTTCAGCTACTTTGGGCGCGAAGATCCGTCTTCGAACGGCCATCGCCCGTACGCACTGCGCGACATCCAGGTTCGAGTGCCCGCGGGTAGCAAGCTGGCGATCGTCGGTCGGACCGGCTCGGGCAAATCCACGATGGTCAAGCTGCTCTCGCGCCTGATCGAGCCCACCGAGGGCAGGATACTCCTTGACGGCCGTGACATTCGCGAAGTGCCCCTACACTCGCTGCGCAAGACGATTGGCGTGGTGCCGCAAGAGGCGATGCTGTTCTCGGACACGCTCGCGCGAAATATCGCCTTCGGGGAGCCCGATGCGAAGAGGGACGCCATCGAATGGGCCGCCAACATCGCAGGACTCGGACCTGATATCGCCACACTTCCACATGGCCTCGACACGATCGTGGGCGAGCGCGGGATGGCGCTGTCGGGCGGGCAGAAGCAGCGCGCCACCATCGCGCGTCTGTTGAACTATCGATCAAATGTGGTGGTTTTGGACGATGCCCTTTCCAGCGTCGACACGGAGACCGAGCGGGCGGTACTGGAAAACCTGGAAGCCAGCGTGCGCGACCATACCAGTATCGTGGTCGCGCATCGTGCCTCGACGGTGCGCGACGCCGACCAGATCGTTGTGCTGGAAGATGGCCAAATAGCCGAGCGCGGAACTCACCAGGAACTGATGGCGCGGCATGGAATCTACGCCGAGTTGTTCCGCCGTCAGCTGCTCGAGGAGGAACTCTCCAGTTACTAG
- a CDS encoding glycosyltransferase family 2 protein produces MDARPKISLITITKNEEELIGQCLKSAWFCEEKIVVDSFSTDRTVEIARKCGARVFQHEFTNYVMQKQMALDHATGDWVLLMDADEQATHDLGAEILRETGSASAAEGYRIQRMLFHLGGYDLRGIEPDTPVRLFRRERGHIGGRDPHDKVVVDGKVTKLRGRILHFSYRDITDHVTTMNRFSSRAAAEHEPTRFTPLKMVVNPVARFFVFYVVRRGFLDGIRGFYAAATSAFYVFLKYAKLYERRLKTQRPR; encoded by the coding sequence ATGGACGCGCGCCCGAAAATCTCCCTCATAACAATCACCAAGAATGAGGAAGAACTAATCGGACAGTGTCTCAAGAGCGCCTGGTTCTGCGAGGAAAAGATCGTCGTGGATTCCTTCTCCACCGACCGGACTGTGGAGATAGCACGAAAATGCGGCGCGCGGGTCTTCCAACACGAGTTTACCAACTACGTCATGCAGAAGCAGATGGCGCTCGACCACGCGACTGGAGACTGGGTATTGCTGATGGACGCGGACGAGCAGGCAACTCACGATCTCGGCGCGGAGATTCTGCGTGAAACCGGCTCAGCGTCGGCGGCGGAGGGCTATCGCATCCAGCGAATGCTCTTTCATCTCGGCGGCTACGACCTACGCGGAATCGAACCCGATACCCCGGTGCGCCTGTTCCGCCGCGAGCGCGGGCACATCGGTGGCCGCGATCCTCACGACAAGGTCGTAGTCGACGGCAAGGTCACAAAACTGCGCGGGCGTATCCTGCATTTCAGCTATCGCGACATCACCGACCACGTCACCACGATGAACCGCTTCAGTTCTCGCGCCGCAGCGGAACACGAACCCACTCGGTTCACGCCGCTCAAAATGGTAGTCAATCCGGTAGCGCGATTCTTCGTCTTCTATGTTGTGCGCCGCGGATTTCTCGATGGGATCCGCGGCTTCTATGCCGCGGCCACCTCCGCGTTTTACGTTTTTCTCAAATACGCGAAGTTGTACGAGCGGCGCCTGAAAACGCAGCGTCCGCGTTGA